GCGGCCTTATATCGTGGAGGAAGCATACGAAATGATAGATGCCGTGGACGGAGGAGACGACAAGGAGCTTTGCCAAGAGCTTGGTGACGTTTTGCTTCAGGTAGTGCTTCATGCTCGGATAGCAGAGCAGCGCGGTGCATTTTCGATTGGCGACGTAATTTCAAGCGTCTCCGAGAAAATGCTGCGGCGCCATCCTCATGTTTTTGGCAATGTGTCCGTTAGCGATGCAAATGAAGTTGTAAAGAACTGGGAGCAAATTAAATACAAGGAGCGCACAGAGCAAGCCAAAGGTTTGAATACGTCCTCAGAGGACAATTTTCCAGAGACTCCTTCGTTGCTTTCTGGCGTTCCATCTGCCTTACCCGCGCTCCTTCAGGCCGAACGTTTGGGCGAAAAGGCAGCTCGTGTGAGCTTCGATTGGAAGAACGTTAGCCAGGTATTTGAAAAAGTTAAGGAAGAGATTTCTGAGCTAGAGTGCGAAGTTGGCTACTTGTCCAATGAGGGTGAGTCTAAGCGTGGATTTAACCGAGATGCCATAGAGCACGAGATCGGGGACGTCTTGTTTTCGCTCTGCCAACTCTCGCGTTGGCTAGACTTAAGCGCGGAAGACTGTTTGCGAAGCTGCATAAGGCGCTTTATCGCCCGATTTCGCAAGATGGAAGCCGAGCTAGGCGAGAAAATTGCCTCACTTGGCTCAGAGGACCTCGAAAAGGCTTGGCAAAAAGCAAAAACCGAGCTAGGCAGTGCGTAATTTGTGACATCATCGGACT
This is a stretch of genomic DNA from Deltaproteobacteria bacterium. It encodes these proteins:
- the mazG gene encoding nucleoside triphosphate pyrophosphohydrolase — encoded protein: MSEETGILFNKFVNIIARLRDPQGGCPWDLKQTHESLRPYIVEEAYEMIDAVDGGDDKELCQELGDVLLQVVLHARIAEQRGAFSIGDVISSVSEKMLRRHPHVFGNVSVSDANEVVKNWEQIKYKERTEQAKGLNTSSEDNFPETPSLLSGVPSALPALLQAERLGEKAARVSFDWKNVSQVFEKVKEEISELECEVGYLSNEGESKRGFNRDAIEHEIGDVLFSLCQLSRWLDLSAEDCLRSCIRRFIARFRKMEAELGEKIASLGSEDLEKAWQKAKTELGSA